From a single Beijerinckia sp. 28-YEA-48 genomic region:
- a CDS encoding molybdopterin cofactor-binding domain-containing protein, with protein MPSFENGGVRSAMTVVGARTRHVDWNAITSGSALYTADVSLDGELIAMVLRSPHAHAEIIDIEVTRARSLPGVHAVLTAADVTENRYLDYREPDRDRQILAAKVVRHIGEPVAIVAAATAEIAAQAINLIAVRYRPLPVLDSIEKSLARAAAAIHPHPTEKNVALGVDRSFGTASKHPSASRHFLRTAYRSSRQTHATMEPHTVKAHWRPDERCLHVWAPSQNPRLIHRDLAQLFGLAPNEVRLHEVSIGGDFGGRTQISSTEALACALSLATARPVALYQSRADEFAFTKWRLSWDIDLELGCDANGKVTDLVAKFDVDNGAYNQAGPGEMLYGSIALGASYRWHSYQVNGRCVYTNKTSASSFRGAGGYAVNWALECAVDELAEAAGIDPIDFRLTNAIAEPGETSVTGWSIKSAALRECLTTARREIGWDEKRKISGSGRGVGIACTIHVTALSRDYMLNSTCALDVESGGSIRIRSGCGDAGTGQKTLICQAVADVLDVPVEQISIVTIDTATTPHDAGAGASRGSFVSVTAARLLAEKARTELSALAAAHLDADIEDIQWTSGSARRGNHTIDLAQLVKLTGNGIYSVEAQYIGKSHGPDPQGYEDIAPTYSFAAHAVEVEVDQKTGIVKVLNVVAVHDSGTILNPISAQGQVEGGIVMGMGAVLGESLIFQDGRVVNPTYSDYVLPRASDMPNIKTIFVGEADNLGPFGAKGLGEIPLITIGPAITNAIHNAVGIRLKEAPHSPDRVLQALRTRDGAPQHAGKIAFRPERWWTAFVRQLYPRGLYQGMRWFAAHLDQRHPPSPIGTFHKPTSLSQALLLLDHTQAAAPIGGGTDILALETSGLPVPETIVDLTAINELKKIEMRSDGSLSIGAAVTLSELSTSKFFGSALVETVLQIATPQIRQSATLAGNLAQAKRCWFYRNGFDCYKRSGSSRPCYAITGDHRFYHAIQDAHRCQAVTPSDLATTLIALDAEVELRTVDTSRRVDIEKLYIGPGELGVRPGEAITSITISAKARQRVTLYRKLSLWHGGFSIMNICVSAQIDETGIASDLRIVIGSVAPTPSRERDLEKALIGRRVDAQVIDECVHRWLLRTHPLEHNHWKAFAAANVVREILSALFR; from the coding sequence ATGCCTTCTTTTGAAAATGGAGGTGTGAGATCCGCGATGACGGTAGTCGGCGCTCGGACACGGCATGTTGATTGGAACGCGATAACGAGCGGCAGCGCGCTCTATACTGCGGATGTATCACTAGACGGCGAGCTGATCGCCATGGTCCTTCGTAGCCCTCATGCCCATGCCGAAATCATCGACATAGAAGTCACTCGGGCTCGATCTCTGCCAGGCGTTCATGCGGTTCTGACCGCCGCCGACGTTACCGAAAATCGCTATCTGGATTATCGCGAGCCCGATCGGGATCGACAAATTCTGGCCGCCAAGGTCGTTCGCCATATCGGAGAGCCGGTTGCCATTGTGGCTGCAGCAACCGCTGAAATAGCGGCACAGGCCATCAATCTCATTGCCGTTCGTTATCGCCCGCTCCCCGTGCTCGATTCGATCGAAAAATCTCTCGCACGAGCAGCGGCAGCCATACATCCTCATCCAACAGAGAAGAACGTTGCGCTTGGTGTGGATCGCTCATTTGGGACTGCTTCTAAGCATCCCTCCGCTTCAAGGCACTTTCTGCGAACGGCTTACCGATCGAGCCGACAGACGCATGCGACCATGGAGCCACACACAGTCAAGGCCCATTGGAGACCGGACGAACGTTGCCTGCATGTTTGGGCGCCTTCGCAGAATCCTCGCTTAATACATCGTGATCTCGCCCAGCTCTTCGGTCTTGCTCCCAACGAGGTTCGCCTTCACGAGGTATCTATTGGCGGCGACTTTGGAGGACGCACACAGATATCCAGCACAGAGGCTCTGGCATGCGCTCTCAGCCTGGCAACGGCCCGCCCAGTTGCCTTGTATCAATCGCGAGCGGATGAGTTTGCCTTCACAAAATGGCGCTTGTCTTGGGATATCGATCTTGAGCTCGGTTGTGACGCCAACGGCAAAGTCACCGATCTTGTCGCAAAATTCGATGTCGATAATGGCGCCTACAACCAAGCCGGACCGGGCGAGATGCTCTATGGCTCCATTGCGCTCGGCGCCAGCTACCGCTGGCATAGTTATCAAGTCAATGGACGCTGTGTTTACACCAATAAAACATCGGCATCCTCATTTCGGGGCGCAGGCGGCTACGCTGTGAACTGGGCGCTCGAATGCGCCGTGGATGAACTTGCCGAGGCCGCCGGAATTGATCCAATCGATTTTCGTCTTACCAATGCGATCGCAGAGCCCGGAGAAACATCGGTCACCGGTTGGTCCATTAAATCAGCCGCGCTGCGGGAATGCCTGACAACCGCCCGCCGAGAGATTGGTTGGGACGAGAAACGCAAAATCAGTGGCTCCGGTCGCGGTGTCGGTATCGCCTGTACGATACATGTGACGGCCCTCTCACGCGATTACATGCTGAATTCCACTTGCGCTCTTGATGTGGAAAGCGGCGGTTCCATTCGAATCCGCTCAGGTTGCGGCGATGCAGGCACCGGCCAGAAAACACTGATCTGCCAAGCCGTCGCGGACGTTCTGGATGTTCCGGTGGAACAAATATCCATCGTCACGATCGATACGGCCACGACCCCCCACGATGCGGGAGCTGGCGCATCCCGTGGCAGTTTCGTATCGGTCACGGCAGCGCGATTATTGGCCGAGAAAGCCCGGACCGAGCTTTCCGCCCTGGCAGCTGCGCACCTTGATGCTGATATTGAAGATATTCAATGGACAAGTGGCAGCGCCCGTCGAGGCAACCACACGATCGATTTAGCTCAACTGGTGAAACTGACCGGAAACGGCATTTATTCTGTCGAGGCCCAATATATTGGCAAAAGTCACGGGCCCGATCCTCAAGGGTATGAAGACATTGCACCTACCTATTCGTTCGCAGCTCATGCGGTCGAAGTTGAGGTCGATCAAAAAACCGGAATCGTCAAAGTTCTCAATGTCGTCGCCGTTCACGATTCTGGAACCATCCTGAATCCCATCAGCGCCCAGGGACAGGTCGAAGGCGGCATCGTCATGGGGATGGGTGCCGTTCTCGGCGAGTCCCTCATTTTTCAAGATGGCCGCGTCGTCAACCCGACATATTCCGATTATGTGCTGCCGCGTGCCAGCGATATGCCGAACATAAAAACCATATTTGTCGGAGAGGCGGATAATTTAGGACCTTTTGGCGCCAAGGGGCTCGGCGAAATACCTTTAATTACGATAGGCCCAGCGATCACCAACGCTATTCACAACGCCGTTGGGATACGACTGAAGGAAGCGCCGCATTCTCCAGATCGCGTCCTTCAGGCGCTCAGGACCAGAGATGGGGCGCCTCAACATGCCGGGAAAATAGCTTTCCGCCCGGAACGGTGGTGGACGGCCTTCGTACGTCAACTGTACCCACGAGGGCTCTATCAAGGAATGCGCTGGTTCGCCGCGCATCTTGATCAACGGCATCCACCCAGTCCCATCGGAACGTTTCATAAGCCCACGTCCTTATCCCAAGCGCTCCTTCTTCTGGATCACACCCAGGCCGCAGCTCCCATCGGGGGGGGCACCGACATTCTCGCTCTTGAGACCAGCGGGCTGCCGGTACCCGAAACCATCGTCGATCTGACGGCCATCAACGAACTGAAGAAAATTGAGATGCGCTCTGATGGCTCTCTCTCTATCGGCGCTGCAGTTACGCTTTCCGAACTTTCCACCAGCAAATTCTTCGGCTCCGCACTCGTCGAAACAGTGCTGCAAATCGCCACGCCGCAGATACGCCAGTCGGCAACGCTTGCCGGCAACCTCGCTCAAGCCAAACGATGCTGGTTTTATCGCAATGGATTTGACTGCTATAAACGCAGTGGCAGCAGTCGTCCGTGTTACGCCATAACTGGGGATCATCGCTTCTACCACGCAATACAAGATGCGCATCGCTGCCAGGCAGTAACACCCTCGGATCTAGCTACAACACTGATAGCGCTTGATGCCGAAGTTGAACTCCGGACGGTAGACACCTCCCGGCGCGTAGATATCGAAAAACTATATATCGGCCCAGGTGAGCTTGGCGTGAGACCGGGCGAGGCGATCACCTCGATCACCATCTCAGCCAAGGCCAGGCAACGCGTCACACTCTATCGGAAGCTATCGCTGTGGCATGGCGGATTTTCCATAATGAACATATGCGTATCCGCTCAGATCGATGAAACTGGGATCGCATCGGATCTACGCATCGTCATAGGCTCTGTTGCGCCCACACCGTCGAGAGAGCGTGACTTGGAGAAGGCGCTTATAGGTCGCCGCGTCGACGCCCAGGTGATCGACGAATGCGTTCATCGCTGGTTATTGCGCACGCACCCTCTTGAACATAATCATTGGAAAGCATTTGCCGCAGCCAATGTTGTTCGAGAGATTTTGTCGGCGTTGTTTAGGTAG
- a CDS encoding thiamine pyrophosphate-dependent enzyme, translating into MNRHDVLQIFARYREESPAVLGPSFGGRILYALAHRPATIYNMELGYPTAVCLGLALSLPQEPIYAVEGDGSMLAGLATLTTVARYAPPNLTILVIDNRAYVTTGSIPSATATGSDLAAIARGAGLTEVYSAHDTYELEQAFSARESRRGPFFIVAKIDQENMSEVGVSSAMPFDIVESSIRFRRTLEDKGLVPPIWAV; encoded by the coding sequence GCGCGCTATCGCGAAGAAAGTCCCGCGGTTCTGGGGCCTAGCTTTGGAGGGCGCATTCTCTACGCTCTCGCCCATCGGCCAGCCACCATCTACAATATGGAGCTAGGTTATCCCACAGCTGTGTGCCTGGGCCTGGCGCTGTCGCTACCTCAAGAGCCAATCTATGCCGTTGAGGGGGATGGCTCGATGCTGGCCGGCCTTGCAACACTCACGACAGTGGCCCGGTACGCCCCGCCAAACCTAACCATTCTCGTGATCGACAACCGCGCTTACGTGACAACTGGCTCCATCCCCTCGGCCACGGCAACAGGATCTGATCTCGCTGCGATTGCGCGAGGCGCTGGCCTGACGGAAGTATACTCCGCGCACGACACCTACGAGTTGGAACAAGCGTTCTCTGCCAGAGAATCGCGGCGCGGTCCCTTCTTCATCGTCGCCAAGATCGATCAAGAGAATATGAGCGAAGTCGGCGTATCGTCGGCCATGCCGTTCGACATCGTCGAATCGAGCATTCGCTTTCGCAGAACCCTCGAAGACAAAGGTTTGGTACCGCCTATTTGGGCGGTTTAA
- a CDS encoding ABC transporter permease, which translates to MAIAPNLPSSQRKFTIQIAKAIVDLLRNYGSLLVLLLVWEIVARMQIVSPYMLPSFSDVLARFWTELGDGTFPENLLETMRRALLGFGIAVVVGVAIGFIIARNATANWLLTPLISLGFPLPKITFMPIFILWLGVYDSSKVLMIVCDAIFPVITSTVAGIQGMDRYLIWSARNLGAREHHLWYTAILPAAAPQILSGIEVALPIALIIAVITEMMLGGAGLGGSMMEAWRFADSVGVFAGLFELSVVGLLLIQIMSAVRRRVLRWHPETQTGLMS; encoded by the coding sequence ATGGCAATAGCTCCCAACCTCCCATCCTCTCAACGCAAGTTCACGATCCAGATTGCAAAAGCGATCGTTGACCTTCTGCGCAACTACGGCTCCCTGCTGGTTCTGCTGCTGGTTTGGGAGATCGTTGCACGGATGCAGATCGTCTCTCCCTATATGCTGCCTTCGTTTAGCGATGTTCTGGCTCGATTTTGGACTGAACTCGGGGATGGAACATTCCCAGAAAATCTCCTTGAAACGATGAGGAGAGCGCTACTCGGGTTTGGGATCGCCGTTGTTGTGGGAGTTGCAATCGGCTTTATCATCGCCCGGAACGCAACGGCGAACTGGCTCTTAACTCCCCTCATCTCGCTGGGCTTTCCCTTGCCCAAGATCACCTTCATGCCCATCTTCATTCTGTGGCTTGGAGTGTATGATAGTTCAAAAGTCCTCATGATCGTTTGCGATGCGATCTTTCCCGTCATCACCAGTACCGTGGCTGGAATTCAGGGCATGGATCGATACCTTATCTGGTCCGCGCGCAATCTCGGCGCTCGCGAACATCATCTTTGGTACACAGCGATACTCCCCGCGGCCGCGCCCCAGATTCTCAGTGGCATAGAAGTCGCCCTTCCGATCGCTCTGATTATTGCCGTCATTACCGAAATGATGCTTGGTGGCGCTGGCCTGGGTGGCTCCATGATGGAAGCCTGGAGATTCGCGGATTCTGTTGGCGTTTTCGCCGGCTTATTCGAACTCTCGGTCGTCGGCCTTCTTCTCATTCAGATTATGAGCGCTGTCCGTCGCCGCGTCCTCAGATGGCACCCAGAAACCCAAACGGGATTGATGTCCTGA
- a CDS encoding helix-turn-helix transcriptional regulator gives MMALGREFRRLRLQRGWSLQRLATESGISVAGIQKIERGNTNPSLQTAVSLSDALGQPLPDLVTAARDAIRSVTMVHGSPQAIPDTAVDLSGAIGDRAMRAEILSLSPKKSVEKELKKAPLFIYVLEGSVSLQFPNGRFEHLRTQDAIHLLDEVPTRIENSVGRRSLLLCVSDLRN, from the coding sequence ATGATGGCTCTTGGCCGCGAATTCCGCAGGCTACGTCTTCAACGAGGCTGGTCGTTGCAACGCTTGGCGACGGAAAGCGGTATTAGTGTTGCCGGTATTCAGAAGATCGAGCGCGGAAATACCAATCCAAGCTTGCAAACGGCCGTCAGCCTCTCCGACGCTCTGGGACAGCCTTTGCCGGATTTGGTCACCGCGGCGCGAGATGCAATTCGATCCGTGACCATGGTCCATGGCTCTCCACAGGCCATCCCCGACACAGCCGTGGACCTCTCAGGCGCGATCGGAGACCGTGCGATGCGCGCCGAAATCCTGAGCTTGAGCCCCAAAAAGAGTGTCGAGAAAGAATTGAAGAAAGCTCCGTTGTTTATCTATGTACTTGAGGGAAGCGTTTCGCTCCAATTTCCAAACGGCCGTTTTGAACACCTTCGCACGCAAGACGCCATTCATCTTCTCGATGAGGTACCCACGCGTATAGAAAACTCTGTTGGCCGCCGCAGTCTTCTTCTCTGTGTTTCAGATCTGCGAAACTAA
- a CDS encoding fumarylacetoacetate hydrolase family protein, translating to MSVVYRLATVSHRSHPFVVLEIDGTLFDFNAAYEAFKAATGRRDFFKARHNYSMLDILEEWDLFDSILDDVANYLVQSKPNFAYSPKEVEFCPPILYPDKVLNAGSNFYDHSKEMGAAPPEPDKQEPYFFYKGSKHTLIGHGDKVRLTPRSDYTDWEAEIAVVIGRTAKNVSRADAFDYIAGYTCFNDISARDRMRRWNETFDYDWFSNKGNDSFGPIGPYILPRKFMSDVSDISIKCFHNGDMVQNYSTSNIIFEIPRLIETVSSVTTLSPGDVIACGTGAGAGMANGIKVGWNEMEKVFEHMYAGKARLLKAGDVIAVEIDGIGRLENRIFPAANEQLA from the coding sequence ATGTCAGTCGTGTATCGCCTCGCAACAGTGTCGCACCGGTCGCATCCCTTCGTGGTGCTGGAAATTGACGGCACTCTATTCGACTTCAACGCAGCCTATGAGGCTTTCAAAGCCGCGACGGGTCGTCGCGACTTCTTCAAAGCCCGGCACAACTATTCGATGCTCGATATCTTGGAAGAATGGGATCTATTTGACTCCATCCTCGATGACGTCGCCAACTACCTGGTTCAATCGAAGCCTAACTTCGCCTACTCTCCTAAAGAGGTGGAGTTCTGCCCTCCCATTCTTTATCCGGATAAAGTTTTAAATGCGGGCTCAAACTTCTATGATCATTCCAAGGAAATGGGAGCAGCACCTCCCGAACCCGACAAGCAAGAGCCCTATTTTTTCTACAAGGGATCAAAGCACACTCTGATCGGACACGGCGACAAAGTCAGACTGACCCCAAGGTCGGACTACACCGACTGGGAGGCCGAAATCGCGGTTGTGATCGGCCGTACCGCTAAGAACGTCAGTAGAGCGGATGCATTCGATTATATTGCTGGATATACCTGCTTCAATGACATTTCCGCGCGCGATCGCATGCGTCGCTGGAACGAAACATTTGATTACGATTGGTTCTCCAACAAGGGCAATGACAGCTTCGGCCCGATTGGCCCCTACATTCTTCCGCGTAAGTTCATGAGCGATGTTTCGGACATTTCGATCAAATGTTTCCATAACGGAGACATGGTGCAGAATTACTCGACGAGCAATATTATCTTCGAGATTCCTCGCCTTATCGAAACGGTCAGCTCTGTTACGACCCTTTCACCGGGCGATGTCATCGCTTGCGGCACGGGCGCCGGGGCAGGAATGGCCAATGGAATTAAGGTTGGGTGGAATGAAATGGAGAAAGTTTTCGAACACATGTACGCGGGCAAAGCACGCTTGCTAAAGGCCGGCGATGTGATCGCCGTCGAGATTGACGGTATCGGAAGATTGGAAAATCGCATCTTCCCAGCCGCGAACGAGCAGCTGGCATAG
- a CDS encoding ABC transporter permease has protein sequence MMSGVKRNISILALAILWELAPRVGLVRMDSLPPISHIAVAWFQLARDGELFIHAGMSLGRAGAGLLIAVITGSVLGVSMATWTPIRLLFRPLMEAFYPIPKSALIPVTALWLGLGDASKVVLIALGCILPVTIGAYNGARGCERVLIWSARGMGASKLRTLIDVVVPSALPELLNGIRTALALAFVLLVSAELIVAKNGLGYLIGLLGGTGQYDGMFAVVLTIAGIGLLADRLYARFTSSVLSWQ, from the coding sequence ATGATGAGCGGCGTCAAAAGAAACATTAGCATCCTAGCTCTCGCCATTTTGTGGGAATTGGCCCCGCGGGTTGGCCTGGTGCGCATGGATTCGTTACCACCCATTTCGCATATCGCCGTGGCTTGGTTTCAGCTCGCTCGCGATGGCGAACTTTTCATCCACGCTGGAATGTCACTCGGACGGGCCGGCGCGGGGCTTCTGATCGCCGTCATAACGGGAAGTGTCCTTGGAGTATCGATGGCGACCTGGACGCCCATTCGGCTCCTCTTCCGTCCGCTCATGGAAGCCTTTTATCCCATACCAAAATCGGCACTCATACCCGTGACCGCCCTATGGTTGGGCCTTGGAGACGCCTCCAAAGTTGTTCTTATAGCTCTTGGCTGCATTCTCCCGGTGACCATAGGCGCCTACAATGGCGCCCGAGGCTGTGAGCGCGTTCTGATATGGTCGGCGCGGGGAATGGGCGCAAGCAAGCTACGCACGCTCATAGACGTCGTTGTCCCAAGCGCCCTCCCCGAGCTTCTAAACGGGATTAGAACGGCCCTCGCCCTTGCATTTGTCCTTTTGGTCAGCGCGGAACTCATCGTCGCCAAGAATGGCCTAGGCTATCTCATCGGCCTTCTCGGTGGCACTGGCCAGTATGACGGGATGTTCGCTGTTGTTTTGACCATCGCCGGCATCGGATTGCTGGCCGATCGTCTCTATGCGCGGTTCACCAGTTCGGTGCTCTCATGGCAATAG
- a CDS encoding Rrf2 family transcriptional regulator: MRMTLHTDYALRILIFVAARPSGICTVNDVVEAYGLSRHHLMKVAQHLRHLGFIETTRGRAGGIRLATAPDKINIGALVRLTENDFGLVECLEAGGGACTISPACRLKGMFAEALDAYLAVLDRYTLEHVMQNRTLLRRLLGGMSDAA, translated from the coding sequence ATGCGGATGACTCTGCACACCGACTATGCCCTTCGCATTCTCATCTTCGTCGCCGCTCGGCCTTCAGGCATCTGCACGGTTAACGATGTCGTGGAAGCTTACGGCCTGTCGCGGCATCACCTTATGAAGGTAGCCCAGCATCTACGCCACCTTGGCTTTATCGAAACGACACGCGGCCGCGCCGGCGGCATTCGCCTGGCGACTGCGCCGGATAAAATCAACATTGGCGCTCTGGTACGGTTGACTGAGAACGATTTTGGACTGGTCGAATGTCTTGAAGCTGGCGGAGGTGCCTGTACCATCTCACCAGCCTGCCGACTGAAGGGCATGTTCGCGGAAGCCCTCGACGCTTATCTCGCCGTGCTCGACCGTTATACTCTAGAACACGTCATGCAAAATCGGACTCTGCTCCGGCGACTGCTAGGTGGGATGTCCGATGCCGCATAA
- a CDS encoding MarR family winged helix-turn-helix transcriptional regulator, translating to MKNTASQSDIDQVNSEPFDLTRNVNYLLRRAHARADQLFDGAMADLGLTPRQAALLYGVKICEGGSISALTIFTGMDRGTVSEMVPRLISRRLLERRPAKEDGRAMALYLTELGSELVDAATERTAALQAKVLATLPSEYRDLFMKMLLLMVGLEVQTRIKIDPNNRADSE from the coding sequence ATGAAGAATACGGCATCTCAATCGGACATTGACCAAGTCAACTCCGAGCCTTTCGACCTAACCAGAAACGTCAATTATCTTTTGCGGCGCGCGCATGCGCGCGCCGATCAGTTATTTGATGGCGCCATGGCCGACCTTGGGCTCACACCAAGACAAGCCGCCCTGCTCTATGGAGTAAAAATCTGTGAAGGAGGTAGTATCAGCGCTTTAACGATTTTTACCGGAATGGACCGGGGGACAGTATCAGAAATGGTTCCGCGACTTATCTCCAGGCGCCTTCTCGAGCGGCGCCCGGCGAAAGAGGATGGACGAGCGATGGCGCTCTACCTTACAGAGCTCGGCTCGGAACTAGTTGATGCTGCCACGGAAAGGACAGCTGCATTACAGGCGAAAGTACTAGCGACACTTCCAAGCGAATACCGAGATCTTTTCATGAAAATGCTTTTGCTGATGGTCGGCCTCGAAGTCCAAACAAGGATCAAGATCGATCCAAACAATCGGGCCGATTCTGAATGA
- a CDS encoding (2Fe-2S)-binding protein: MKTVLRVNGRSHEVVISAGARLIDILRQQLGLTGTKEGCRLGECGTCTVLIDRRPHLACMTLAAKVDQEVLTIEGLSDTYLKVKQAFADEGGFQCGFCTPGQIMNAVFLLEAQPEQNEDESWLREQLSGNICRCTGYAGILRAILKLLPQTGRDPQRSDHE, translated from the coding sequence ATGAAAACCGTCTTGCGAGTGAATGGAAGGAGCCATGAGGTCGTGATATCGGCCGGTGCCCGCTTGATCGACATCTTGCGCCAACAACTCGGCCTCACAGGAACAAAAGAAGGTTGCCGCTTGGGAGAATGCGGCACATGCACCGTTCTGATTGATCGTCGCCCTCATCTGGCATGCATGACCCTCGCAGCTAAAGTGGACCAGGAGGTGCTCACAATCGAGGGCCTCTCGGACACTTATCTCAAGGTAAAGCAGGCCTTTGCGGACGAGGGCGGGTTCCAGTGTGGTTTTTGCACGCCCGGTCAAATCATGAACGCCGTATTCCTCCTGGAAGCTCAGCCGGAACAAAATGAAGACGAAAGCTGGTTGAGAGAGCAATTGTCTGGAAATATTTGCCGATGCACCGGCTATGCCGGAATTCTCCGGGCAATACTTAAATTACTCCCCCAGACCGGAAGAGATCCCCAGCGCTCAGATCATGAATGA
- a CDS encoding XRE family transcriptional regulator, which translates to MAAAVFFSVFQICETKQNLLLRLNSKEGTGKMAHSDIEPDDEAQKIGERLRNMRMSHGLTIGQLAKLSNVPASTISKIENGHLRPSLVNAINLAQALGENLGFLIGRYRDSPLSQVVVRSFARETIHYDDMGLVLQDVSGHFVPGVLEARIGILSKGAGSGGHDMSHVGEELCYVIAGKISYRIDGRDILLSAGQFIQFKSNTPHSWRCASGSEATVLWVFSDGLSF; encoded by the coding sequence TTGGCCGCCGCAGTCTTCTTCTCTGTGTTTCAGATCTGCGAAACTAAGCAGAATTTACTCCTCCGGCTCAACAGTAAGGAAGGTACGGGCAAGATGGCTCATAGCGACATAGAGCCGGATGACGAGGCGCAAAAAATCGGTGAGCGATTGCGCAATATGCGTATGTCCCACGGACTAACGATCGGCCAGTTAGCGAAACTTTCCAACGTGCCTGCGAGCACCATCAGCAAAATTGAAAACGGACATCTGCGACCAAGCTTAGTGAATGCGATTAACCTCGCCCAAGCATTGGGGGAGAATTTGGGCTTCCTCATCGGACGCTACCGCGATTCACCGCTCTCACAGGTCGTCGTTCGCTCTTTCGCTCGCGAAACCATTCATTATGATGACATGGGCTTGGTCCTCCAGGACGTCAGTGGCCACTTCGTACCAGGCGTGCTCGAAGCGCGGATCGGAATTCTCTCCAAAGGCGCGGGCTCTGGCGGGCACGACATGAGTCATGTCGGCGAGGAGCTCTGCTATGTCATAGCAGGCAAAATTTCTTATCGCATTGATGGACGGGACATTCTTCTTTCAGCCGGCCAGTTCATCCAATTTAAGTCCAATACGCCGCATTCGTGGAGATGCGCGTCCGGCAGCGAAGCCACCGTTCTATGGGTTTTCTCCGATGGTCTTTCTTTCTAA
- a CDS encoding ABC transporter ATP-binding protein, with protein MRISSGRADVIDVNTSDQTAQIVVDGVTHTYRPKQGRQVIALDNVSLTVAKNEFVALLGPSGCGKSTLLYLMGGFLPIEQGSISVLGRPVREPGPDRGIVFQHFALFPWKTVRANVMYGLERKGIPRQEATQKVQDILAQVGLSGFEESYPSQLSGGMRQRAAIARTLVLDPTTLLMDEPFGALDAQTRHLMQIELLALWRRSPKAVVFVTHDVHEAVLLADRIFVMSARPGRLKSVIPTNIDRSDPDFVKSQVFVDQVEEIWHLLHEAK; from the coding sequence ATGCGGATTTCATCGGGGCGGGCCGATGTGATTGATGTGAATACAAGCGATCAGACAGCACAGATTGTCGTCGACGGCGTCACCCACACTTATCGACCCAAACAGGGGCGTCAGGTGATCGCCTTAGATAACGTAAGTTTGACGGTCGCCAAAAATGAGTTTGTCGCCCTGCTGGGTCCATCGGGCTGTGGCAAGTCGACTCTGCTTTATCTTATGGGTGGATTTCTACCGATCGAACAGGGATCGATATCCGTCCTTGGCCGACCCGTGCGGGAACCTGGGCCGGATCGCGGTATCGTCTTTCAACATTTTGCACTATTCCCCTGGAAGACCGTCCGTGCGAACGTCATGTACGGTCTCGAACGCAAAGGGATTCCGCGCCAGGAAGCGACCCAGAAAGTTCAGGACATTCTTGCTCAAGTCGGTCTCAGCGGATTTGAGGAGAGCTACCCGTCCCAACTCTCGGGCGGAATGCGTCAGCGAGCTGCCATCGCCCGAACACTTGTCCTGGATCCGACGACTCTTTTGATGGACGAGCCATTTGGAGCATTGGATGCGCAGACCCGCCATCTGATGCAAATCGAACTTCTGGCGCTTTGGCGACGCTCTCCCAAAGCGGTCGTCTTTGTGACACACGACGTACATGAAGCAGTTCTGCTCGCTGACCGGATTTTCGTAATGTCGGCGCGCCCCGGGCGATTGAAGTCGGTTATACCGACGAATATCGACCGCTCTGATCCAGACTTCGTGAAATCGCAAGTGTTCGTGGATCAGGTTGAAGAAATCTGGCACCTCCTGCACGAAGCGAAATAG